The following are from one region of the Amylibacter sp. IMCC11727 genome:
- a CDS encoding DEAD/DEAH box helicase — translation MATFDEFIASLEQDYGEQGKGKPFEVFCKWFLENDPEWSKTVDKVWLWDDYPNKWQRQDLGTDLVFRDKEGLIWAVQAKCYGEHRTTTKGDMNSFLADTGRKEVDKRLWMQTTNKIEAKAEKTLKGQDKPVTIFNLNSFRDAPLEYPASFADLYQAKVKAKPKPDTHQIKAIEDAASGLKSSDRGQMIMACGTGKTFTTLWIKEALKAHTTLVLLPSLSLLSQTMREWAWAGNTDFDILNVCSDKSVGKKTEDMDPADAPFPVTSEIEEIAKFLKQPKPKVVFCTYQSSDLIAQAQLDDAVPAFDLAVADEAHRCAGKADAGFATILDGEKIRADKRLFTTATPRYFGKTVKDAAKANDLAVVGMDDEAVFGPVIHKLTFGQAIEQELLTDYQVVIVGVDEPMVWEWIENYEIVSTDPDNETDARTLAAKIGMLKAVKDYDLQRVISFHSRVAGARQFSDELVDVANLIEPENRPEGTFLSDYVSGAMKAGDRKEKIDRLKVLEGYDRGLLTNARCLAEGVDVPSLDGVAFIDPRGSQVEIIQAVGRAIRKVRGAKVQKKGTIVLPVFIEDGDDHEASIEASNFKPVWDVLKALRAHDEVLADTLDQYRTSMAKNGSQNRKSISDKIIFDLPKSVDAEFSSALRTVLVEASTASWEFWFGLLEQFKETEGHCRVHQHFKLDGFQLGKWVGTQRANQDSMPPERKERLDDIGFVWDALTEAWEYGFSKLLQFKTTNGHCLVPRTFEMEGYKLGVWVGNQRLGKDHLSHDRQQRLNNIDFVFNPYETAWEKGFDSLVQFKEIEGHCKVKKRFKQNGFHLGQWVISQRVRKSYLPPERIQRLDDLGFIWDMQKDKT, via the coding sequence TTGGCTACTTTCGATGAGTTCATTGCCTCTCTTGAGCAAGACTACGGTGAGCAAGGTAAGGGCAAACCTTTTGAAGTCTTTTGTAAGTGGTTTTTAGAGAACGATCCTGAGTGGTCCAAGACTGTCGATAAGGTCTGGCTATGGGATGACTACCCAAACAAGTGGCAACGACAGGACTTAGGAACTGACTTAGTCTTTAGGGACAAAGAGGGCCTGATCTGGGCTGTCCAAGCTAAGTGTTACGGTGAGCATAGAACCACCACCAAAGGTGATATGAACTCTTTCTTGGCTGACACTGGTCGCAAAGAAGTCGACAAACGTCTGTGGATGCAAACCACCAACAAGATTGAAGCCAAGGCCGAGAAGACACTCAAAGGACAAGACAAGCCTGTTACAATCTTCAACCTCAACTCTTTCCGTGACGCCCCTCTTGAGTACCCTGCATCATTTGCCGATCTCTATCAGGCAAAGGTTAAAGCAAAGCCAAAACCAGACACCCACCAGATCAAAGCCATTGAGGATGCCGCCTCTGGCTTGAAGAGTTCTGACCGTGGCCAGATGATCATGGCCTGTGGCACAGGCAAGACGTTCACCACCTTATGGATCAAGGAAGCACTGAAAGCACATACCACACTCGTCCTGCTGCCCTCTTTGAGCCTGTTGTCTCAAACCATGCGAGAGTGGGCTTGGGCAGGAAACACCGACTTCGACATTCTCAATGTCTGCTCTGATAAGTCAGTGGGCAAGAAGACAGAAGACATGGACCCTGCTGATGCACCCTTCCCTGTTACGTCTGAGATTGAAGAGATTGCTAAGTTCCTGAAGCAGCCAAAACCGAAGGTTGTGTTCTGCACCTACCAGTCTTCTGACCTGATAGCTCAGGCACAGCTTGATGATGCAGTGCCTGCGTTTGATCTAGCAGTAGCTGACGAAGCCCACAGATGCGCAGGTAAGGCTGATGCAGGGTTTGCTACGATCCTTGATGGTGAGAAGATCAGGGCAGACAAACGGCTCTTCACGACAGCTACACCAAGGTACTTCGGTAAGACGGTAAAGGATGCTGCTAAGGCTAATGACTTAGCCGTGGTCGGAATGGACGACGAAGCTGTCTTCGGTCCTGTTATTCACAAGCTGACATTTGGTCAGGCCATCGAACAGGAACTCCTGACGGACTACCAAGTGGTCATCGTCGGTGTTGATGAGCCGATGGTTTGGGAGTGGATTGAGAACTACGAGATTGTCTCGACAGACCCTGACAATGAGACAGATGCTAGAACACTCGCAGCTAAGATCGGCATGTTGAAGGCAGTCAAAGACTACGATCTTCAAAGGGTGATCTCATTCCACAGTCGAGTTGCTGGAGCCAGGCAGTTCTCAGATGAATTGGTGGATGTAGCCAACCTGATTGAGCCAGAAAATAGACCTGAAGGCACCTTCCTGTCGGACTACGTCTCAGGTGCTATGAAGGCTGGAGATCGCAAGGAGAAGATCGACAGGCTGAAGGTGCTTGAAGGCTACGACAGAGGCCTCCTGACCAATGCTAGATGCTTGGCTGAGGGGGTAGATGTTCCATCCCTCGATGGTGTGGCATTCATTGATCCTCGTGGCAGTCAGGTTGAGATCATTCAGGCTGTTGGTCGTGCGATCAGGAAGGTTCGAGGAGCCAAGGTTCAGAAGAAGGGTACGATTGTATTGCCTGTCTTCATTGAGGATGGGGATGACCATGAGGCATCCATTGAGGCAAGTAACTTCAAGCCTGTGTGGGATGTCCTGAAGGCACTTAGAGCACATGACGAGGTACTAGCCGATACATTGGATCAGTACCGCACCAGCATGGCTAAGAACGGCTCTCAGAACCGAAAGAGCATCAGTGATAAGATCATCTTTGATCTGCCCAAGTCTGTTGATGCTGAGTTCTCATCTGCACTCAGGACTGTGTTGGTTGAGGCAAGTACTGCTTCTTGGGAGTTCTGGTTTGGATTGTTGGAGCAGTTCAAAGAAACCGAAGGTCATTGCAGAGTGCATCAACACTTTAAGCTGGATGGGTTTCAGCTTGGAAAGTGGGTTGGCACACAAAGAGCCAACCAAGACAGCATGCCCCCTGAACGCAAGGAAAGACTAGATGATATAGGTTTCGTTTGGGATGCCCTCACTGAGGCTTGGGAATATGGTTTCAGTAAGCTGCTCCAGTTCAAAACCACTAATGGTCATTGCCTAGTACCAAGAACCTTTGAAATGGAAGGCTATAAGCTTGGGGTATGGGTCGGCAACCAAAGGCTGGGCAAAGATCATCTTTCCCATGATCGTCAGCAAAGGCTAAACAACATAGACTTTGTTTTTAACCCGTATGAGACAGCATGGGAAAAGGGTTTCGATAGCTTAGTTCAGTTCAAAGAAATCGAGGGGCATTGTAAGGTTAAGAAGAGGTTTAAGCAGAATGGGTTTCATCTGGGCCAATGGGTGATCAGTCAAAGAGTGCGCAAGAGTTACCTGCCGCCCGAACGTATACAGAGACTAGATGACTTAGGCTTCATCTGGGATATGCAGAAAGACAAAACCTAA
- a CDS encoding IS66 family transposase — MPDAPDIIPSEPTELREFTVGLLAELKNRDLLIEKLRHQVAGQNSHRFGSKAEGIDQLQLRLEDEEVAQAVIAPNAPPEQPAAHAKIKPKRKPLPDHLPRVERVLSVGDDCAECGGALRELARDTTEELEYVPGRFVVNQIIRPRVACKCCEAISQAPLPSRPIEKGIPGPGFLAHVLISKYMDHLPLYRQAQIFAREGLDIDRSTLAGWVGKSAALLEPLAMAIKRHVLSGQAIFADDTPVKMLAPGIGKTKTARLWAYDRDERPWASDTPPAAWYEFTLDRRGIRPSEHLKGYQGWMHADGYAGFEELYRSGQIKEVACMAHIRRKFVDVFKSQGSHVAEEAIQRIAQLYAVEKEARGSPPGQRVALRQQKAKPILDDLESWLQGELPKLSGKTPLANAIRYALTRMKRLRDYLDHGFLELDNNTAERSMRGIAIGRKNYMFMGSERGGQSAAIIYTLMETAKLNNVDPQEWLTDVLTRIANHKINRIDELLPWNYKG, encoded by the coding sequence ATGCCCGATGCACCCGATATAATCCCCTCCGAACCCACAGAGTTGCGCGAGTTCACCGTTGGATTATTAGCCGAGTTGAAGAACCGTGACTTGCTTATTGAGAAGCTGCGCCATCAGGTTGCAGGGCAGAACAGTCACCGCTTTGGATCGAAGGCCGAGGGCATCGATCAGCTACAATTGCGACTTGAGGATGAAGAAGTTGCTCAAGCTGTGATCGCGCCCAATGCGCCGCCTGAGCAACCTGCTGCGCATGCAAAGATCAAACCCAAGCGTAAACCACTGCCTGATCATCTGCCACGCGTGGAACGGGTTCTTTCTGTCGGTGATGACTGCGCCGAGTGTGGAGGTGCACTGCGCGAGTTGGCCCGCGATACAACAGAAGAGCTGGAATACGTCCCGGGACGCTTTGTCGTGAACCAGATCATCCGCCCCCGCGTGGCCTGTAAGTGTTGCGAGGCAATCAGCCAAGCACCACTGCCGTCACGCCCGATTGAGAAGGGCATTCCCGGCCCAGGGTTCTTAGCCCATGTGTTGATCAGCAAATACATGGATCACTTGCCGCTCTACCGTCAGGCACAAATCTTTGCCCGTGAGGGCTTGGACATTGATCGTTCGACACTGGCGGGATGGGTGGGTAAATCCGCAGCGTTGCTGGAACCACTGGCGATGGCCATCAAACGTCACGTTCTGTCAGGCCAAGCCATCTTTGCCGATGATACGCCCGTGAAGATGCTGGCGCCAGGCATTGGCAAGACAAAGACAGCCCGCCTCTGGGCCTATGACAGGGACGAACGCCCTTGGGCCAGTGATACCCCACCAGCTGCTTGGTATGAGTTCACGCTAGACCGCAGAGGTATCCGACCAAGCGAACATCTCAAAGGTTACCAAGGCTGGATGCATGCCGATGGCTACGCAGGATTTGAAGAGCTTTACCGTTCTGGCCAGATCAAGGAAGTGGCCTGCATGGCCCATATCAGACGCAAGTTTGTAGACGTGTTCAAGTCCCAAGGCTCGCATGTGGCTGAAGAGGCCATACAGCGCATCGCCCAGCTCTATGCCGTAGAGAAGGAAGCACGCGGCTCACCGCCAGGCCAGCGCGTCGCACTGCGACAACAAAAAGCAAAACCTATTCTTGATGATCTGGAAAGCTGGCTGCAAGGCGAGTTACCCAAACTATCGGGCAAAACGCCATTGGCCAATGCAATCAGATACGCACTGACCCGCATGAAGAGGCTGCGTGACTATTTGGATCATGGCTTTCTGGAGCTGGACAACAATACAGCAGAACGATCCATGCGTGGCATTGCCATAGGCCGCAAAAACTACATGTTCATGGGATCTGAACGCGGGGGCCAGTCAGCTGCCATCATCTATACCCTCATGGAAACCGCCAAGCTCAACAACGTTGATCCCCAAGAGTGGCTCACAGACGTCCTAACCCGCATCGCCAACCACAAGATCAACAGAATTGATGAGCTGCTACCTTGGAACTACAAGGGGTGA
- a CDS encoding transposase, translated as MSRGKKRFWSDDEKREICRQAATEGFSVAQVARRYAVNANLIHNWMKDPRFATPTEDITSPPEDAFLPVEVELSAQPIDRMVTTPSASALCATRVDLTLSDGRRVLIEGPTALSAVVGLVEGLAV; from the coding sequence ATGAGCCGAGGAAAGAAGCGCTTTTGGTCGGATGACGAGAAGCGAGAGATTTGCCGCCAAGCGGCAACGGAGGGCTTTTCTGTCGCGCAAGTTGCACGACGTTATGCAGTGAACGCAAACTTGATTCACAACTGGATGAAGGATCCCCGCTTTGCAACGCCCACGGAGGACATAACCTCTCCCCCCGAAGACGCTTTTCTGCCTGTCGAAGTTGAACTGAGCGCTCAGCCGATAGATAGGATGGTCACTACCCCTTCGGCTTCAGCTCTTTGTGCGACGCGCGTTGATCTAACGTTGTCGGATGGACGACGGGTTTTGATTGAGGGGCCAACAGCGCTGAGCGCGGTTGTGGGTTTGGTCGAAGGATTGGCCGTTTGA
- the tnpB gene encoding IS66 family insertion sequence element accessory protein TnpB (TnpB, as the term is used for proteins encoded by IS66 family insertion elements, is considered an accessory protein, since TnpC, encoded by a neighboring gene, is a DDE family transposase.): MIPVPSNTRVWLAAGVTDMRRGFYTLASQAASVLEQDPYSGHLFVFRGRRGDLLKIIWWDQQGACLFSKRLEKGRFVWPAAKDGKISVTPAQLSMLLEGIDWRMPQKTWRPLQVG, encoded by the coding sequence TTGATCCCCGTTCCTAGTAATACACGGGTTTGGCTTGCGGCTGGCGTAACGGACATGCGGCGCGGCTTCTATACACTGGCATCGCAAGCGGCAAGCGTCCTAGAACAAGACCCGTACTCGGGCCATCTGTTTGTGTTCCGTGGCCGTCGGGGTGACCTTTTGAAGATCATTTGGTGGGATCAACAGGGCGCATGTCTATTCAGCAAGCGGCTGGAGAAAGGCCGCTTTGTTTGGCCTGCTGCAAAAGACGGCAAGATCAGTGTAACGCCCGCACAATTATCAATGCTGTTGGAAGGCATCGACTGGCGCATGCCCCAGAAGACGTGGCGGCCATTGCAAGTTGGATAG